A stretch of the Marasmius oreades isolate 03SP1 chromosome 8, whole genome shotgun sequence genome encodes the following:
- a CDS encoding uncharacterized protein (antiSMASH:Cluster_8.1), whose product MLKRAHCRQLASLRRRYLSSSRTLESVDHLYYCRDFVRKHDYESYLISHLFPKEFQGGYFALKAFSVELAMVSDTVSNPTIGMMRMQFWKDAVKGIVDGNPHRHPIALALHDASRITNLPPYHLKRMIDARSSELQVPVHLTTESLTAHAESTSSTILYLLLSMLSLHSEPFSHAASHLGVAQTITTLLRGLPFHAQQGRMVIPAEITAKHGVVQEEVFRRGREARGIDEAVFEFATLANDHLITARSMFKEERLKGKVPQEAVAVFLAGVPVSNILRTLEEVNFDVFHPKLQMRDWKLPWRIWKSYYYTRMF is encoded by the exons ATGTTGAAACGCGCTCACTGTAGGCAGCTCGCCTCCCTACGCCGTCGATATCTCTCATCAAGTCGTACCCTCGAATCTGTCGACCATTTGTACTACTGCAGGGATTTCGTACGGAAGCACGACTACGAATCCTATCTCATTTCACACTTGTTTCCAAAGGAATTTCAAGGTGGGTATTTTGCGTTAAAAGCTTTTTCT GTGGAGTTGGCTATGGTTTCTGACACAGTATCAAATCCGACAATtggaatgatgaggatgcAATTCTGGAAGGACGCCGTGAAAGGCATAGTTGAC GGGAATCCACATCGGCATCCTATCGCTCTAGCATTGCACGATGCCTCGCGAATAACGAACCTCCCTCCTTATCACCTCAAACGAATGATTGATGCGCGA AGCTCTGAGCTCCAAGTACCAGTTCATTTAACCACTGAATCCCTTACAGCACATGCTGAATCTACTTCATCAACTATACTCTATCTCCTGCTCTCGATGCTTTCTCTCCATTCTGAGCCTTTCTCACATGCGGCATCTCATCTTGGCGTTGCACAAACAATTACTACTCTGCTGAGAGGACTGCCGTTTCATGCGCAACAAGGTCGGATGGTCATCCCTGCCGAAATAACGGCCAAACATGGCGTAGTACAAGAAGAGGTGTTTCGCAGGGGTCGGGAAGCTCGTGGGATTGATGAGGCGGTATTTGAGTTCGCGACGCTAGCAAATGATCATCTCATTACCGCCCGAAGTATGTTTAAGGAAGAGCGGCTGAAAGGGAAAGTACCACAAGAAGCTGTGGCGGTCTTTCTGGCAGGG GTACCGGTGTCCAACATTCTCAGAACCCTGGAAGAGGTAAACTTTGACGTTTTCCACCCTAAATTACAAATGCGGGACTGGAAGCTACCATGGAGGATCTGGAAAAGCTACTATTATACACGGATGTTCTAA
- a CDS encoding uncharacterized protein (antiSMASH:Cluster_8.1; BUSCO:EOG09264BWL), producing the protein MFSLSRHCSHTYSRLFRRNFAEIVSFSANPSDSPLKGTIDPPPQRQTSSSDLDTAQSTTPQTITPVRLGNRVSVREDHGLYGFFRQKEQGKDGKTFVGEARFETLGGSIYQENVQSGRSWKASELRLKSFHDLHTLWYILLRERNLLATQAEEVRRLGVSPLLFSLSYKMRQCKKSMARIKYVLNERRLAYDGAVKLAEKEKQDHLDQVVLQHQLAEYRKERKYHAKREILRAPEQQDSDSTSLSQNVDQPEATGTPTT; encoded by the exons ATGTTTTCTCTCAGTCGACATTGCTCTCATACATACTCACGTCTGTTTCGTCGAAATTTTGCTGAGATAGTATCTTTCTCTGCGAATCCATCGGACTCCCCATTGAAGGGTACCATAGATCCACCTCCACAGCGTCAAACTTCAAGTTCCGACCTGGACACAGCTCAATCTACTACTCCGCAAACTATCACGCCCGTGCGGCTGGGGAACCGTGTCTCTGTTAGAGAGGATCATGGTCTATATGGTTTCTTCAGGCAGAAGGAGCAAGGGAAAGATGGGAAAACATTCGTTGGGGAGGCCCGATTCGAAACGCTTGGAGGTAGTATCTATCAAGAGAATGTTCAAAGTG GACGTTCATGGAAAGCCTCTGAACTACGTTTAAAGAGTTTTCACGATTTGCACACACTTTGGTATATTCTACTGCGAGAAAGAAATTTGCTTGCTACGCAAGCAGAGGAAGTCAGAAGACTGGGAGTCAGTCCTCTACTTTTCTCGTTGAGCTACAAAATGCGGCAG TGTAAAAAGTCGATGGCGCGCATCAAATATGTCCTCAATGAGCGGAGGCTGGCCTACGACGGAGCTGTCAAGCTCGCCGAAAAAGAGAAACAAGACCATCTTGATCAAGTCGTTTTGCAGCATCAACTTGCCGAGTATCGCAAGGAACGGAAATATCATGCTAAAAGAGAGATATTGAGAGCTCCTGAACAACAAGACAGCGACTCTACTTCCCTCTCACAGAACGTTGATCAGCCTGAAGCCACAGGGACACCGACGACATGA
- a CDS encoding uncharacterized protein (antiSMASH:Cluster_8.1), producing the protein MEQLCNEVLQLIFYELQEPTSLTLVSKRFYEFSQDPYFRAHYFLSRYGPAHALYHALGRGKVLTERVLDILITSGAHFSRYLIQVAIHHYFHTQSHFIKTQWVRSVSLPVFTHFLQLASRRYDHIPRGKGQDDGSIFAQFLSESRYPPSQKRVSWENIRVIIEEYHFFPFCNKDPIMAQFPLVLAIEPRLLPYAVANGFYMDSKYRDFVFRKMFEYAAASDRRPEDIVQNFEELSRLDSTMFLTRTVAAEICVEAKVNRVGYTALKQLDTNGRLRFSLSSLVEDLLKLFLKTRSVTTLETQTTIRFLYKEFPSSDPTVRLVVLLTVFMAADVDNLITVKVRLEDLNIGPLKKEDVYNLLVHPLMDRCTTVFDYMRSEMASSEDAQQGLGAKEIQEVIDNVAARLLEVDCKGRMLERLHDSYPSVNETIIRTVLTKHRIELEDLPKMSNPATCRNYRPSLCREHHYKGSEMDYFWDTTTSTESQVAGDNVEDGSVGKGQGASRNMNEIHVRELGEISQESLTIMIRQDELLPSRNRRRMSYFSAYSDLGLFNLPIDYSQVGRWIKAKFGARNIVTAIFMTHAVLNNASSILRHYLMEAAPVPLTLKHFQILARLGRPINYNLTLFLLTGPEFYHCEDEYLVHCDATSNTLSALTSDDTKRLPALSAATNNSRSTGRKRPRRSAANMRTYVIADSDEEKSDLLKDCKHPDSKEIKQVLNLETWIQELGKLLRVEQSRFRQRKKNQCGNSSDAILNEFMKSLGTELRILRKHSREKNVSHNEVAIYDDGDDGEYVYRETRLKRTRTTR; encoded by the exons ATGGAACAATTATGCA ATGAAGTGCTTCAGTTGATATTCTACGAACTTCAAGAACCTACATCATTGACACTCGTTTCGAAACGATTCTACGAATTCTCACAGGACCCCTACTTTCGAGCTCATTATTTTCTCTCCCGCTACGGCCCCGCTCATGCCTTGTATCATGCTCTCGGTCGTGGCAAAGTTCTCACTGAGAGAGTTCTCGAT ATCTTGATCACCAGCGGAGCACATTTCTCTCGATACCTCATTCAAGTGGCCATTCATCATTACTTCCATACTCAATCACATTTTATCAAGACTCAATGGGTTCGAAGTGTTTCATTGCCCGTCTTTACCCACTTTTTGCAACTCGCATCTCGCCGTTATGATCACATCCCGAGGGGAAAA GGGCAGGACGATGGATCAATATTTGCTCAATTTCTAAGCGAGAGCCGATACCCACCGAGCCAGAAACGTGTTTCCTGGGAGAATATTCGGGTCATCATAGAGGAATACCAT TTCTTCCCTTTCTGCAACAAG GATCCGATAATGGCACAATTCCCCTTAGTACTAGCCATTGAGCCCCGTCTTCTTCCATATGCTGTAGCCAACGGGTTTTACATGGACAGCAAG TATCGTGACTTCGTCTTTCGCAAGATGTTCGAGTACGCGGCGGCGAGCGACCGCAGGCCAGAGGATATTGTGCAGAACTTCGAGGAACTATCGCGGCTCGATTCAAC AATGTTTCTCACACGAACTGTCGCGGCAGAAATTTGTGTAGAGGCGAAAGTGAACAGAGTCGGTTATACGGCGCTAAAGCAGTTGGATACGAATGGTCGCTTACGGTTTAGTCTTTC CTCTTTGGTCGAAGACCTGCTAAAG CTATTTCTGAAAACTCGCTCGGTGACGACACTCGAGACGCAAACGACAATCCGGTTCTTATACAAAGAATTCCCTTCGTCTGACCCAACAGTTCGCCTTGTCGTCCTGTTGACCGTCTTTATGGCCGCAGATGTGGACAATCTCATTACAGTTAAAGTGAGGCTCGAAGATCTGAACATCGGGCCCTTGAAAAAGGAGGACGTGTACAACCTACTGGTACACCCCCTTATGGATAGGTGTACAACCGTATTTGATTACATGCGAAGTGAGATGGCGTCATCGGAGGACGCGCAGCAGGGACTGGGTGCAAAGGAGATTCAAGAAGTTATCGACAACGTTGCTGCCAGGCTTCTAGAGGTCGATTGTAAG GGACGAATGCTCGAACGACTTCATGATAGCTATCCAAGTGTAAACGAAACCATCATCAGGACCGTCCTTACCAAACATCGAATTGAGCTCGAAGATCTGCCTAAAATGAGTAATCCCGCAACCTGTAGAAACTATCGACCGTCATTATGCCGGGAACACCACTATAAAGGTTCAGAGATGGACTACTTCTGGGATACAACTACCTCTACGGAGTCTCAAGTGGCTGGCGACAATGTTGAGGATGGCAGTGTGGGTAAAGGGCAAGGAGCAAGCAGGAATATGAATGAGATTCATGTGCGAGAGCTT GGGGAGATTAGCCAAGAATCTCTGACCATTATGATACGACAGGATGAACTGCTTCCTTCCAGAAACCGTCGGAGGATGTCCTACTTCTCCGCGTACTCTGACCTCGGGCTATTTAACTTACCGATTG ACTACTCTCAAGTTGGACGATGGATAAAGGCAAAATTTGGCGCCAGGAACATCGTAACCGCGATTTTCATGACCCATGCTGTACTGAATAATGCTTCTTCT ATCTTGCGTCACTATCTCATGGAGGCGGCGCCAGTCCCATTAACTCTCAAACACTTCCAGATTTTAGCTCGCTTGGGACGGCCGATC AACTACAACCTTACATTATTCTTGTTGACTGGACCCGAGTTTTACCACTGCGAGGATGAGTATCTCGTTCACTGCGACGCCACAAGCAACACTCTTTCAGCGTTGACATCTGATGACACGAAGAGACTTCCAGCGCTCTCTGCTGCCACGAATAATTCCCGGAGTACCGGTCGCAAACGTCCACGTCGAAGTGCGGCCAACATGCGTACTTATGTCATTGCTGACTCCGACGAAGAAAAGAGTGACCTTTTGAAGGATTGCAAACATCCTGATTCAAAGGAAATAAAACAAGTTCTTAACCTCGAAACATGGATCCAAGAATTGGGAAAATTGTTAAGGGTTGAACAATCTCGG TTTCGCCAACGGAAGAAGAACCAATGCGGAAACAGTTCAGATGCA ATTCTAAACGAATTTATGAAATCTTTGGGCACTGAACTACGTATACTTCGTAAGCATAGTCGGGAAAAGAACGTATCTCATAATGAGGTAGCCATCTATGACGACGGCGACGATGGCGAATACGTTTATCGGGAGACGCGGTTGAAGAGAACAAGGACAACACGTTGA
- a CDS encoding uncharacterized protein (antiSMASH:Cluster_8.1) has protein sequence MVSDTVSNPTIGMMRMQFWKDAVKGIVDGNPHRHPIALALHDASRITNLPPYHLKRMIDARSSELQVPVHLTTESLTAHAESTSSTILYLLLSMLSLHSEPFSHAASHLGVAQTITTLLRGLPFHAQQGRMVIPAEITAKHGVVQEEVFRRGREARGIDEAVFEFATLANDHLITARSMFKEERLKGKVPQEAVAVFLAGVPVSNILRTLEEVNFDVFHPKLQMRDWKLPWRIWKSYYYTRMF, from the exons ATGGTTTCTGACACAGTATCAAATCCGACAATtggaatgatgaggatgcAATTCTGGAAGGACGCCGTGAAAGGCATAGTTGAC GGGAATCCACATCGGCATCCTATCGCTCTAGCATTGCACGATGCCTCGCGAATAACGAACCTCCCTCCTTATCACCTCAAACGAATGATTGATGCGCGA AGCTCTGAGCTCCAAGTACCAGTTCATTTAACCACTGAATCCCTTACAGCACATGCTGAATCTACTTCATCAACTATACTCTATCTCCTGCTCTCGATGCTTTCTCTCCATTCTGAGCCTTTCTCACATGCGGCATCTCATCTTGGCGTTGCACAAACAATTACTACTCTGCTGAGAGGACTGCCGTTTCATGCGCAACAAGGTCGGATGGTCATCCCTGCCGAAATAACGGCCAAACATGGCGTAGTACAAGAAGAGGTGTTTCGCAGGGGTCGGGAAGCTCGTGGGATTGATGAGGCGGTATTTGAGTTCGCGACGCTAGCAAATGATCATCTCATTACCGCCCGAAGTATGTTTAAGGAAGAGCGGCTGAAAGGGAAAGTACCACAAGAAGCTGTGGCGGTCTTTCTGGCAGGG GTACCGGTGTCCAACATTCTCAGAACCCTGGAAGAGGTAAACTTTGACGTTTTCCACCCTAAATTACAAATGCGGGACTGGAAGCTACCATGGAGGATCTGGAAAAGCTACTATTATACACGGATGTTCTAA
- a CDS encoding uncharacterized protein (antiSMASH:Cluster_8.1) has translation MSLRKSGLQKEVLSLYRRALRMVRSKSSAGRPKFSLFIRYTFRTNATSISPRNVSAIEHLLRKGRRQLDLYESPSVKDCWVSEEMKTWDRTQRLPEKQSATLDIYALRYPTFTRGKRKRASFEIPVCAVRSEYLSKYGPGCGMSSSSVFLLMSSVSLWLQADQRSVRGK, from the exons ATGTCTTTGCGTAAATCAGGACTTCAAAAGGAGGTTCTCAGCTTATATCGACG CGCGCTTCGTATGGTCAGGAGCAAATCCTCCGCCGGTCGGCCCAAATTCTCTCTTTTTATCCGATATACGTTCCGAACGAACGCGACGAGCATATCGCCAAGGAACGTCAGCGCCATAGAACATCTTttgagaaagggaagaaggcAACTAGACTTGTACGAATCTCCGTCCGTGAAAGACTGCTGGGTGTCGGAGGAGATGAAAACATGGGATCGAACACAGAGACTACCTGAAAAACAATCTG CCACTCTCGATATATATGCTCTGAGATACCCTACTTTTACCAGAGGAAAGCGCAAACGCGCTTCCTTTGAGATTCCTGT TTGTGCAGTGCGTTCAGAATATCTATCCAAATATGGCCCCGGTTGCGGTATGAGCTCCTCATCAGTATTTCTACTCATGTCGTCGGTGTCCCTGTGGCTTCAGGCTGATCAACGTTCTGTGAGAGGGAAGTAG